The window CCTGGAATTTAAATATGGGCGGCGTTTTAAATTGCCTCGAGACCGCAAAAGAATGCCATTGTCAATTTTTTACACCTAGTTCGATTGGGGCATTTGGACCCACGACTCCTAAGCAAAACACTCCGCAAGAAACGATTATGCGACCAACCACGATGTATGGGGTAAGTAAGGTGGCTGGAGAGCTACTAGCTGATTATTATCATCTCCGGTTTGGGGTGGACACAAGGGGTTTACGCTTTCCAGGTTTGGTTTCCTATGCTACACCCCCAGGGGGAGGAACAACAGATTATGCAGTGGAAATTTATTATGAAGCAATAAAAAATGGCAAATATACTTCCTATATCAATAAGGGAACCTATATGGACATGATGTATATGCCAGATGCATTAAATGCGATTATCAATTTAATGGAAGCAGATCCATCAAAACTAAAGCATCGAAATTCATATAACGTGACCGCGATGAGCTTTGATCCAGAAGGAATTGCCGCTGAGATCCGCCACCATTTACCTAGGTTCGAACTGTCCTATCAAGTTGATCCGGTTCTTCAACGTATTGCTGATAGCTGGCCAAATTCAATTGATTCCTCGCTTGCAAGGGAAGAATGGGGATTTAAAACAACCTACGATTTGGTAAGTATGACGGGAGACATGCTGGAAAAGCTGGGATATAAAAAAAAAGCTAATGAAACATTTCATTGCTACATCTCTAAATAAATAAAGAGACTGACTCCAATTTTGGATGAGTCAGCCTCTTTGTCAAGTTATAAGGGATAAATTTGGGTCCTAGTTATTGTGGTTTATTTATTCTTCCCACATTAACTTCTTAATTTTCTTTTTCCTTTTCTTTCTTTGATTTTCTGCCAATAATAAAGAAAATGCATCCAGCAACTAATGTAGTTAACAGGTAATTCCACCATGGAATCGCTGGCTCATTAACGACTTCTTTTGTGAGTTGATTGTATTCTTTAATCGTCTTCGTTTCTTTTATGGCGAAATTTTTTGTTGCGATTACTTTCTTGTCCCCAAAAGTAGCAGTTAATTTAGCTTTATAAGTACCAGGTTTTAGCTTACCGCTAACCCAATCAACAGGATATTTAACCCTAGTGTTAGGAGCCATTTTTAAGGACGAGAACGAGCCTTTTAAAACTTTCTTGCCATCTTCGGCCGTAACAACGTATTTCCCACTTAAATCTTTAATCACAGCCGGGGCAGAATTCTTCATTTCAATTAATAATTTTGGCATCCCGTCCACCATATCTATTTTAATCTTACCAAAAGAAAACTTTGGGGGGACCATTTCAGGAAACTGCATTTTTATTCCTAAAACATAGGCAATTTGGTTTTTAATTTGCAAGGTTGAAGTTCCTTTATTAATCTCTTTTTCATCAAATGTTGCATCTTCTGCAATAACATGAATTCCTCCAAGTACCAACCCTTCATTTACATCTGGGAGGTTTATCTCTAAAGGAACTTGCCTAGAAGCATTTGGCGGGACAACAATTTCACTTTCAGGTGTCATATATTTTTTTAATGGTACCTTTAAATTAATAAAATTTGATTTTTTAGTATTAACATCATAAAGAATTTGTCCATATTGCGATGTAATAGCATTTAAGGGTGTGACTATAAATGCTAATGGTTCATTCTTATTGTTTTTTATCTGTACATAAATCGTTTGCTTCTGTTTCGCTACCACATCGAAATCAAAGTAGCCCGAAGCACCTTGTTTTTGTATTTCTGGGGCTACAGGTGAAACCGTAAAAGGAATATTATCTTGTGCCCTTACATAAAATGAGGGAGATGAATAAAAAAATAAAACGAATATTAATAAAGGTAAATTTTTAATTAGTGGATGCATATCGTCACCTACAGTTATCTCTCAAATACTATAATGCAATATCATTGTATAGGGTCCACGTAATTGTGGAAGTAAAGGTTGAAGAATGACTTCCTTCACTTATCATTTTTGTTCCTGGGTTCAGATTAAGAGTAAAAGCGTCAATTGGAAATTTGAATTCTATTCCGGCAACCTCAATTAATATTCCTGTTGACGCACGTTGAAGTATAACCACAGGTTCCTCATTATCAATGATCCATGAATCGCCGTTACCGACTATTAGTCCATTATATTGCACACCTAATAATCCTAAAGAAATATCTAAAATCCCAATGTATTCATATGGTTTAGGTTTCTTTAATGATAAAGAGTGAAGGGGTAGGGTTAAACCAATTCCTCCAGATTGCACAAATTGCGTTGCTTGTACAGTCATCCTCCAATCTTCAGGGATTAAAAGATCAATATTATATAATTTAATGCTGCCAGTCCCACCAGAAGTTTCTTGTGGTGTACCGTTTAAACTAACTGTAGGAAAGGATACATTTCCTGGAACCGATTTTAGCATAATTCCTTCCACACTTTTCGGATAAGCTAAAATGAAAAGTAGAGTGAGTGAAATTGCCAATTTTAAAAAATTATTGTTCATATCTTTTTCCCCTAAAAAAATATAAAAACTGGCACTATTATTTTTAATATTATGGAGTTGCTACTAGCACCCACGTAATTGTTGATGTATAGGTTCCGATTTTTACATTTCCTGGAACATCGAGCCTGATGGATTGAGAAGGCCAATCTATATTCCATAATCCAAGTCCTGCATTATTATCTGCCCTAAAAATTGGGACTGGTACACCACCTACATTATCAATACTCGTATCTTTACTTATAGAAGCAACTGGACTATTAGAAGCTGGGGCATAACCGGGTGTAAAAGAGTCTGGAGCATTGATTTTTAGAGAACCATATGGAAAAGTCTCGTTGTTAGTATTTGTTAATTGATTAGCACTTACTTGGACAATCCATCCAGTACCAGTTCCTCTTGCATCAGTGACAGATAGTTGAGTAAGATTTCCATATTGAGTAGACCCAATTCCATTGAGATTAATGGTACCAAAGTCAACCGCGTTAGGAATTTTTGAAAAATAGAGACCACCATTTTCGGCTGTTCCTCCTGCTTGTATTGTAACCGTAGCTTGACTGTTTTTTGATTCCTCTGCTGCGCCTACATCCCCAGCCCACCCAATACTAATTGCCAACAAAACAACCAAAGACACCATCAACGACCATTTGCGGGAATTAAAGCGCTTACGTTTCATACTTCGTACCCACCTTTGATTAGTGAATTTTCTAAAATTACACTTTCAATTTATCACAATAATTAGAAAAAAACCTCTCTGTAACAAAATGTACAAAATATATTCCATATTTTATAAATTTATTTAATTAATGTGGACAAAGGTATAAAGATGTAGGCTATTAATTATTTTTTTGAATCATCATTTCTTCAGGCTTCAAAGTATTGTTCCACTTTTCATAACCCTTTCATGGTTTGGTAATAAAATATTCATATTTAATCGCTAAGATAAGGGAGGATAGAAAACATTAAGGAGATGAACCATGTTAGAAATATTTAAAAATCGTAAAGGTATCATTCTAATAACCGCAATATTGATCGTCACCGCCGCCATTCTCGTTGGCTTTAGCTATTTCAAAAAGGATGATACCGCCGCCAAAGTAAATGGTGAAGCTATCAGCAAAACCGAGCTTAATAGCTTGCTAAATGATCAGTATGGGGCACAAGTGCTAGATTCCCTCATATCTGAAAAATTAGTTTTACAAGAGGCCAAGAAAAAGAAAATCACTGTGAGTGAAAGTGAACTTAAGAAAGAGCTAAAAACACTACAAGACTCCTATGGTGGAGAAACTGCTTTTAAGTCAGCTATGAAATCAAGCGGGTTGTCCACGGAAAGAGTGAATAAAGATCTCAAAACATACGTCCTGACCAGAAAAATATTAGAACCTCGCATCAAAATTACCGATGCGGAAATGAAAACTTATTTCGATGAAAACAAAGCAACCTTTGCCCAAGATGAGCAAGTAAAAGCTAGTCATATTTTAGTAGCAGATGAAAAAACAGCTAATGAAGTAAAGGACAAGCTGGCCAAGGGAGAAGATTTTGCCAAGTTAGCAAAAGAGTACTCTACCGATACAGGTACCAAGGATAATGGGGGAGACCTCGGGTTCTTCAAAAAAGGGGATATGGTTCCGGAATTTGAAACGGCCGCTTTCTCTTTAGGCGTGAATGAAATTAGCGAACCAATTAAAACAGATTATGGTTACCATATTATTAAAGTGGTTGACAAGAAAGCTTCCACAGATGCTAAATATGAAGACCACAAAGCAGAAGTTAAAGAAGCCATCATGAGTGAAAAAATCCAAACTGAATATACCACATGGTTAGCAGAAGAGAAAAAGGATGCCAAAATAAAAAAATATTAACCTTGGGTAACCAAGTAAATAAAGACGATGAGCTTAAATTTGCCCATCGTCTTTTCATATTAAAGAGGCGGATAATCTCATTCAAAAATGTGCCACTATGAACAAATTATTAACAAACTATTTCAGCGCGATTAATTATTTGGTATAAATTGAAAAAACGGTTGAACATTGAAGGATTTCGTTTTACCTTTGACTAAAGAAACCTATTAACAAGGTTGTTTTGGTCAAATAAATTGGCTAGACTTTATCAATAAAGAAAGTTATTTATTCAGGATATGTACGTATTGAAGATAGGAAGGTGTTTTTATGAACATTCTGATGATAGAGGATAATGAAAGTGTTTGTTCAATGGTTGAGATGTTCTTTTTAAAGGAAGGCATTAATGGGGAGTTTGTTAATGACGGACTAGAAGGATATCAACGGTTTCAAAGTGGTGAATGGGATTTATTAATTATCGACTGGATGCTACCTAATATGGATGGCGTGACAATTTGCAGAAAAATACGTGAGGAAAATAAAACGATCCCGATTATTATGCTAACAGCTAAAGATACAGAGTCTGATCAAGTTCTAGGGCTTGAAATGGGTGCGGATGACTATGTTACAAAGCCTTTCAGCCCATTAGCTTTAATGGCTAGGATTAAAGCTGTTTCAAGACGTTCAACTATTGCTGGGAAAGAAGAAGAGGCAAATAGAACTCATTTTATCGAAACACAATTGTTTAAAATAAGTAAAGATACTCGTGAAGTATTATTGAAGGGTAAGCCCATTACCAACCTCACTCCAAAGGAATTTGATTTACTTTATTATTTTATCGAACATCCCCGTCAGGTTTTTTCAAGAGAGCAATTATTAGAACGGGTTTGGGGCTATCAATATTATGGAGATGAACGGACTGTAGATGTTCATATTAAGCGGTTGCGAAACAAGATTGGGACGCCCAATCAGCCATTTTTACAAACGGTTTGGGGAGTAGGCTATAAATTTGATGAATCGGTGGTAGAAGATGAGGCTTAAGTTTATTTACCAGCTTTTTATTAGTCATATTAGCATTTTGCTAGTCGCCTTCTTAATTTCGAGTGTCGTATTTACAAATTACCTTGAAAAATTTGTATATCAAAATAAAGCACAAGAGCTTACAAACTATGGTGAGAACATTTTGGATCAATTTGAAAAAATCCAGGTTGGACGAGAGAATATCCTCGGTCAATATAGTTCAGTCCTTAAGGCTAGAAATATAAATTTTATTATCTTTGATGAACACAGCAACGTTGTTTATCCTGTTATTGGTAATATTCCAAGGATACAATTATCACAAAATGAATGGAAGAAGATTACCGAAGGGGAAACCGTAGTTGTAAAGCAAGATATTAAACGCTTTGATCAGGATGTTTCTCTTGTTGCCGTACCATATTTTGAAAACGGTAGACTACTCGGGGGGATTTTATTATTTTCCCCGATTAGTGGTTCACGTGAAATGATTAGTGAAATTAATAGATATTTACTTTTTACAGTGTTGATTGCTTTATCGGTAACTCTCTTATTAAGCTGGGTTCTTTCAAAATTTCATGTTCGCAGAATCCAAAGAATTCGTGACGCAACCTCAATGGTTTCAGCAGGGAATTATGATGTGCAATTGCCATCGTCAACCTTTGATGAAATTGGCGAGTTAGGGAATGATTTTAATGACATGGTTAAGAAATTAAAAAATTCAATGGAAGAGATAGATAGTTTGGAAAATAGACGAAGACAATTTATGGCCGATGTTTCTCATGAAATGCGGACCCCTTTGACCACGATTAGCGGGGTAATCGAAGGGATGAGAAGCAAAATGATTTCTGAAGAAGATAAGGAAAAAGGGATCAATTTGGTCAGTAAAGAATCGAAGCGGATGATTAGGCTTGTTAATGAGAATTTGGATTATGAAAAGATCAGATCCAATCAAATTAAGCTGTTAAAAGAGGATATCCTGGTCACAGACCTCCTAGAAATTATTAAGGAAACACTATTCATTCAAGCCGAAGATAAAAATGACCAAATGATTATTGAAGTAGATCCAGACGTAACCTTATATGCTGATTATGACCGCATTATTCAAATTCTTATCAATATTTCTAAAAATAGCATTCAATTTACATCTGATGGAACGATTTGGTTGCGAGGCAAAGTAGGCAATAAAGAAACCATTATTGAAATTGAGGACACAGGTGTTGGAATTCCCGCTGATGAAATCGAATCGATTTGGCGCCGTTTTTATAAAGCTGATTTATCTCGAACAAATAATCCTTATGGAGAATTCGGTTTAGGGTTATCGATTGTTAAACAATTAGTCCAACTTCATCAAGGTGAGATTACGGTTACTAGTGAACATGGCAAGGGGACAAAATTTATCATTCGAATTCCAGCCAAACAGACAAATGAATAGGACCTAAAACTGGTACCCATTTCGGGTGCCAGTTTTTATTTTTTCTACTATAAAAATGGCAGCAGCAAATAATTAAAAAGTAATGATTATTTACATAACTATTCATTATCTTTTACATGTTTGTTAATAGATTGGTCATATTTTCTGGATATGATGAGGGCAGATGAAAGAAAGTGTTGGTTTCCAAAGAAATTTGTCATTTGGGAGCACGAAATGGAGGGGAAAACGATGGAAGATAATCAACGTCCAGAACCACAAATAGCAGTACAAAAACATTCAATTGGGAAACAATTTTTTTCGACTGTAACAGGTGGAATCATTGGTTCTCTTTTAACTTTGGCAGTGGTGGGTCCCTATTCAGATACCATCCTAGATCAATTACATTTAGGGAATCAATCCAAACAAACGGTAACCCAATCAGAAACGACAAAACAGACCACTAGCAACAACAAAACAAGTACTGTTGAGGCAAAGGAAACAACGTATCAGCCATCAGACATTGCCGATATGGTAGAACAAGCTTCAAAATCGATTGTAGGCGTGGTCAACATGCAACAATCCAACCGTGGATTTTCAAACCAATCGCAAACAGTAGAAAGCGGAACTGGATCAGGCGTAATTTTTAAAAAGGATGGGAATTCCGCCTATATCGTAACAAACAATCATGTCATTGAAAACGCTAGTCAAGTAGAAATTACCTTGTCTGGAGGAGAAAAGACAACTGCAAAAATTGTCGGGGCAGATGCGCTTACAGATCTTGCTGTCCTCCAAATTGATGCCAAGTATGCAAGTTCTGTACTTGAGTTTGGAGATTCATCCACTCTTCGATCTGGTGATCAAGTAGTGGCGATCGGTAATCCGCTTGGTCTTGATTTTTCTGGGACAGTCACACAAGGAATTATCAGCAGCACTGAGCGTTCAATGCCTGTTACAACCTCTAGTGGTGAATGGGAATTAAACGTTATTCAAACCGATGCAGCAATCAACCCTGGTAATAGTGGAGGAGCGCTTATTAACACTCAGGGACTGTT of the Bacillus sp. 1NLA3E genome contains:
- a CDS encoding L-threonine 3-dehydrogenase gives rise to the protein MKKILITGALGQIGSELTGKLRGIYGTDNVIATDIRKIDNEMTQAGPFEILDVTDGKLMAQIATKHHVDTIIHMAALLSAKAEANPLFAWNLNMGGVLNCLETAKECHCQFFTPSSIGAFGPTTPKQNTPQETIMRPTTMYGVSKVAGELLADYYHLRFGVDTRGLRFPGLVSYATPPGGGTTDYAVEIYYEAIKNGKYTSYINKGTYMDMMYMPDALNAIINLMEADPSKLKHRNSYNVTAMSFDPEGIAAEIRHHLPRFELSYQVDPVLQRIADSWPNSIDSSLAREEWGFKTTYDLVSMTGDMLEKLGYKKKANETFHCYISK
- a CDS encoding DUF916 and DUF3324 domain-containing protein, which produces MHPLIKNLPLLIFVLFFYSSPSFYVRAQDNIPFTVSPVAPEIQKQGASGYFDFDVVAKQKQTIYVQIKNNKNEPLAFIVTPLNAITSQYGQILYDVNTKKSNFINLKVPLKKYMTPESEIVVPPNASRQVPLEINLPDVNEGLVLGGIHVIAEDATFDEKEINKGTSTLQIKNQIAYVLGIKMQFPEMVPPKFSFGKIKIDMVDGMPKLLIEMKNSAPAVIKDLSGKYVVTAEDGKKVLKGSFSSLKMAPNTRVKYPVDWVSGKLKPGTYKAKLTATFGDKKVIATKNFAIKETKTIKEYNQLTKEVVNEPAIPWWNYLLTTLVAGCIFFIIGRKSKKEKEKEN
- a CDS encoding WxL domain-containing protein; this translates as MKRKRFNSRKWSLMVSLVVLLAISIGWAGDVGAAEESKNSQATVTIQAGGTAENGGLYFSKIPNAVDFGTINLNGIGSTQYGNLTQLSVTDARGTGTGWIVQVSANQLTNTNNETFPYGSLKINAPDSFTPGYAPASNSPVASISKDTSIDNVGGVPVPIFRADNNAGLGLWNIDWPSQSIRLDVPGNVKIGTYTSTITWVLVATP
- a CDS encoding peptidylprolyl isomerase, which encodes MLEIFKNRKGIILITAILIVTAAILVGFSYFKKDDTAAKVNGEAISKTELNSLLNDQYGAQVLDSLISEKLVLQEAKKKKITVSESELKKELKTLQDSYGGETAFKSAMKSSGLSTERVNKDLKTYVLTRKILEPRIKITDAEMKTYFDENKATFAQDEQVKASHILVADEKTANEVKDKLAKGEDFAKLAKEYSTDTGTKDNGGDLGFFKKGDMVPEFETAAFSLGVNEISEPIKTDYGYHIIKVVDKKASTDAKYEDHKAEVKEAIMSEKIQTEYTTWLAEEKKDAKIKKY
- a CDS encoding response regulator transcription factor, which encodes MNILMIEDNESVCSMVEMFFLKEGINGEFVNDGLEGYQRFQSGEWDLLIIDWMLPNMDGVTICRKIREENKTIPIIMLTAKDTESDQVLGLEMGADDYVTKPFSPLALMARIKAVSRRSTIAGKEEEANRTHFIETQLFKISKDTREVLLKGKPITNLTPKEFDLLYYFIEHPRQVFSREQLLERVWGYQYYGDERTVDVHIKRLRNKIGTPNQPFLQTVWGVGYKFDESVVEDEA
- a CDS encoding sensor histidine kinase; this encodes MRLKFIYQLFISHISILLVAFLISSVVFTNYLEKFVYQNKAQELTNYGENILDQFEKIQVGRENILGQYSSVLKARNINFIIFDEHSNVVYPVIGNIPRIQLSQNEWKKITEGETVVVKQDIKRFDQDVSLVAVPYFENGRLLGGILLFSPISGSREMISEINRYLLFTVLIALSVTLLLSWVLSKFHVRRIQRIRDATSMVSAGNYDVQLPSSTFDEIGELGNDFNDMVKKLKNSMEEIDSLENRRRQFMADVSHEMRTPLTTISGVIEGMRSKMISEEDKEKGINLVSKESKRMIRLVNENLDYEKIRSNQIKLLKEDILVTDLLEIIKETLFIQAEDKNDQMIIEVDPDVTLYADYDRIIQILINISKNSIQFTSDGTIWLRGKVGNKETIIEIEDTGVGIPADEIESIWRRFYKADLSRTNNPYGEFGLGLSIVKQLVQLHQGEITVTSEHGKGTKFIIRIPAKQTNE
- a CDS encoding S1C family serine protease, whose translation is MEDNQRPEPQIAVQKHSIGKQFFSTVTGGIIGSLLTLAVVGPYSDTILDQLHLGNQSKQTVTQSETTKQTTSNNKTSTVEAKETTYQPSDIADMVEQASKSIVGVVNMQQSNRGFSNQSQTVESGTGSGVIFKKDGNSAYIVTNNHVIENASQVEITLSGGEKTTAKIVGADALTDLAVLQIDAKYASSVLEFGDSSTLRSGDQVVAIGNPLGLDFSGTVTQGIISSTERSMPVTTSSGEWELNVIQTDAAINPGNSGGALINTQGLLIGINSLKISESGVEGLGFAIPSNDVIPIVNELIQKGKIDRPYLGVSLEDLEQIPAQYLQDLPQNVTKGTMVTNLDDNSAASKAGLKVQDVIISFNGSKIENSSDLRKNLYTNVKIGDKVNLEIYRNGKLQKITVTLSK